In Peptostreptococcaceae bacterium, the genomic window TGAATGATCAATATACCATGAAGTATGATGTTGGAAGCGACAATGAAGCCGAAACAAGGGAAATTATTGACGTAGCCTACGAAGCGCTTAAAGAAAAGGGATATAATCCCGTGAATCAGATTGTCGGATATTTACTTTCAGGAGACCCAACATATATTACAAGTCACAAGGATGCGAGAAAAATGATAAAGAGACTTGAACGAGATGAAATAATGGAAGAACTTTTAAAGGCATATTTGGAGAAATAAAATGGAATATAAAAAACTTGGAAATACAGACTTGCTTGTTTCAAGGTTGTGTTTCGGAAGCCTGACCATGAGCCCTTTACAGCGTAATCTTACTCCTAAAGAGGGAGGTTTGCTTATAGAAAAGGCCTATGAAAAAGGTGTTAATTTTATTGATACAGCGGACTTATATGACAACTATGAACACATTAAAACCGGAATGGAAAATATAGGAAAGAATAATCTAATTATTTCTAGCAAGGCATATGCTTATGATAGAAAAACTGCCGAGAAAACATTGACAAGGGCCTTGAAATCTTTAAAAAGAGATTATATAGATATATTTATGTTGCACGAACAGGAAAGCATCCATACAATAAGAGGCCATTGGGATGCAATCGAGTATTTTATGGAAATGCGTGATAAAGGCTATATAAGGGCTTTGGGTCTTTCTACACACCATGTTGCGGGAGTGATAGGAGCCAACATGCACGAAGTCTTTCAGGTAATACATCCAATTTGCAATTATAAAGGCTTGGGAATACAGGATGGCACAATTGAAGACATGTTGGATGTACTACAAGCTTCGAAAAAAGCGGGAAAAGGAATATACGGTATGAAACCGCTGGGAGGCGGCAATTTAATAAGCCATATAGACGAAGCTTTTGCATTTGCATTAGACCAAGATGTCATGGATTCCTTTGCAATTGGAATGCAGAGTATTGAAGAGATAGATGACAATGTAAATCGTTTCGAAGGAAAGATCTCAAATGAAACGATTTTATCTGAAATAAAAAAACGGGACAGGCACTTGCATATTGCAGATTGGTGCAGGCGTTGCGGCAAATGTGTTGAAGCATGCAAGCAGGATGCTCTTACAATGGGACCTGATGGTGTTGAAATTGATGAAGACTTATGCGTTCTTTGTGGTTATTGTAGCGCATATTGCCCTGACTTTTGCATAAAGATAATTTGAAAGGGGAAATATTATTGCGAATTATGGGTTTGGATGTCGGCGACAAGACAATAGGGGTATCGGTTAGTGATGAGTTGTTTTGGACGGCTCAAGCATTGAAGACAATAAAGAGAAAGAGCAAGAAAAAGGATTTATATATCCTGAGGGGTATAATAGAAGAAAAGAATGTTGGAAAAATTGTCGTCGGTTTACCGTTCAATATGAATGGAACTTTAGGGCCTCAAGGCGAAAAGGTTAAGGATTTTGTTGCTTGGATTGAGAGTAAAGTCGATATTGAGTGCGTTTACGAGGATGAGAGATTGACAACAGCAATGGCTGAACGATATTTGATAGAGGCGGATATGTCTAGAAAGAAAAGAAAAGAAGTGATTGATACGGTTGCTGCTATGCATATTCTGCAATCATATCTTGACAGAACAAAAAGAGGTGATTAATATGGTTGATAAAATAATCGAACTCATCGACGAGGAAAACAATACGAAAAAGTTTGAATTAATAGAGATGGTCGAGTATGATGATAAAAATTTTGCGATTCTTGCACCGGTTGAAGGCTCACAGGACGATGCAATTGTATGCGAAATTATCGATAAAGGAAGCGAGCTGATTATTAAACCAATCGAGGACCAAAAGTTATTGGATATAATCGAAGAT contains:
- a CDS encoding IreB family regulatory phosphoprotein; the protein is MDMNDQYTMKYDVGSDNEAETREIIDVAYEALKEKGYNPVNQIVGYLLSGDPTYITSHKDARKMIKRLERDEIMEELLKAYLEK
- a CDS encoding aldo/keto reductase encodes the protein MEYKKLGNTDLLVSRLCFGSLTMSPLQRNLTPKEGGLLIEKAYEKGVNFIDTADLYDNYEHIKTGMENIGKNNLIISSKAYAYDRKTAEKTLTRALKSLKRDYIDIFMLHEQESIHTIRGHWDAIEYFMEMRDKGYIRALGLSTHHVAGVIGANMHEVFQVIHPICNYKGLGIQDGTIEDMLDVLQASKKAGKGIYGMKPLGGGNLISHIDEAFAFALDQDVMDSFAIGMQSIEEIDDNVNRFEGKISNETILSEIKKRDRHLHIADWCRRCGKCVEACKQDALTMGPDGVEIDEDLCVLCGYCSAYCPDFCIKII
- the ruvX gene encoding Holliday junction resolvase RuvX → MGLDVGDKTIGVSVSDELFWTAQALKTIKRKSKKKDLYILRGIIEEKNVGKIVVGLPFNMNGTLGPQGEKVKDFVAWIESKVDIECVYEDERLTTAMAERYLIEADMSRKKRKEVIDTVAAMHILQSYLDRTKRGD
- a CDS encoding DUF1292 domain-containing protein, which translates into the protein MVDKIIELIDEENNTKKFELIEMVEYDDKNFAILAPVEGSQDDAIVCEIIDKGSELIIKPIEDQKLLDIIEDIYDEMN